One Fervidobacterium thailandense DNA window includes the following coding sequences:
- a CDS encoding winged helix-turn-helix domain-containing protein, which translates to MCLFSSNHPIIRPFFVISWNCLKFELRVSWAITYLHKAALLEKVRPGIYRITERGLKVLEEKPERIDTKYLLRFPEFGEFLKVARTPHRNGEQSGKLPPEEEIWQAYERYKTSVVQQLVEKIRNVEPRIFERIVIDVLVRMGCGGNLEEAVEVVGKPGDEGIDSVIK; encoded by the coding sequence GTGTGCCTTTTCTCGAGTAATCATCCAATAATTCGCCCATTTTTCGTAATTTCATGGAACTGTCTAAAGTTCGAGCTCAGAGTGAGCTGGGCCATTACGTACTTACACAAGGCCGCACTGCTCGAAAAGGTGCGACCGGGAATTTATAGAATAACCGAACGTGGACTTAAGGTACTCGAAGAAAAACCCGAAAGAATAGATACAAAGTACTTACTAAGGTTCCCAGAATTTGGGGAGTTCTTGAAAGTAGCCCGAACACCCCATCGAAATGGTGAGCAAAGTGGAAAACTCCCACCCGAGGAGGAAATTTGGCAAGCATACGAACGGTACAAAACAAGTGTCGTCCAGCAGCTGGTTGAAAAGATCAGAAATGTCGAACCACGAATCTTTGAAAGAATAGTAATTGACGTACTTGTTCGAATGGGATGTGGTGGAAATCTTGAAGAAGCCGTGGAGGTTGTTGGAAAACCCGGAGACGAAGGCATCGACAGTGTGATCAAGTAG